The Sulfurimonas hydrogeniphila genome includes a window with the following:
- a CDS encoding flagellar basal body protein: MSISNNIASIQANTNVLNVTANNIANVNTEGFVPKDAKISTQSNSLHVNIREVDNNGSKKSQTDLAKEIPDEIIAQESVAVNVNVIKTQNEMMGTLLDIKT; this comes from the coding sequence ATGAGTATTTCAAATAATATTGCATCCATTCAGGCAAATACAAATGTCCTGAATGTCACTGCAAATAATATTGCAAATGTCAATACAGAAGGATTTGTCCCAAAAGATGCAAAAATATCCACTCAGTCTAATTCTTTACATGTAAACATAAGAGAAGTAGACAACAACGGTTCAAAAAAGAGTCAAACGGATTTGGCAAAAGAGATTCCTGATGAAATTATTGCCCAAGAGAGTGTAGCAGTGAATGTCAATGTCATTAAAACCCAAAATGAGATGATGGGAACACTTTTGGATATAAAAACATAA
- a CDS encoding SH3 domain-containing protein encodes MKYLYLSLALVLISGCSQTTSQTASHKKLPKAEYIKGLSGISQDVSEYAHAINKGYISSLEKFATMYFQPWNIDSMDIPLENAMWAYKLFDATNSYGENLQPLDDSFFKQIKNNSNFEAYSSVNKQAITLRKVSIRAFPTTRPVLRDPNKAGEGFPFDYMQNSTVAANKPLFVSHYSKDREWVFVKSSFAYGWVHARDIVYMDRKCAEMWQKAQQVFVLQDNVPLYTPKKDFLFKSTLGTMFPIISQNQKEFHILTIAAYMLKEPYCVNTSVNRKIGHKGILKFNAKNINLVMGELLHVNYGWGGIYNQRDCSSTLRDFFAPFGIWLPRNSYQQSRVGKVISLENISDEKKIKMIQRYGVPFETLLYRKGHIALYVGTKNNKIVVFQNLWGIKTLRHGVEGRYIIGKTVFSTLQMGSNLSDFDESASFLKNLKSMNIVTR; translated from the coding sequence TTGAAGTATCTGTATTTATCTTTAGCGCTTGTCCTGATAAGTGGATGTTCGCAGACAACCTCACAGACTGCTTCTCATAAGAAGTTGCCAAAAGCAGAATATATCAAAGGTTTGAGCGGAATTTCCCAAGATGTTTCAGAGTATGCACATGCCATAAACAAGGGCTATATTTCGTCATTAGAAAAATTTGCCACAATGTATTTTCAGCCGTGGAATATTGACAGCATGGATATTCCGTTAGAAAATGCGATGTGGGCATATAAATTATTTGATGCAACAAACAGTTATGGGGAAAATTTACAGCCACTTGATGATAGTTTTTTTAAACAAATAAAAAATAATTCTAATTTTGAAGCCTATTCCAGTGTAAACAAACAGGCAATTACCCTGAGAAAGGTGAGTATCAGAGCTTTTCCTACCACCAGGCCGGTTTTGAGAGACCCGAATAAAGCAGGCGAGGGATTTCCTTTTGACTACATGCAAAACTCTACCGTTGCCGCGAATAAGCCGCTTTTTGTTTCACACTATTCAAAAGACAGAGAGTGGGTATTTGTCAAGTCCAGCTTTGCTTACGGATGGGTACACGCACGAGACATTGTCTATATGGACAGGAAATGTGCAGAAATGTGGCAAAAGGCACAACAGGTATTTGTTTTACAGGACAATGTTCCTTTGTATACACCCAAAAAAGATTTTTTATTTAAATCCACTCTGGGAACAATGTTTCCAATCATCAGCCAAAATCAAAAAGAGTTTCACATTTTAACTATAGCAGCATACATGTTGAAAGAACCCTATTGTGTAAACACTTCAGTCAATAGGAAAATCGGACATAAGGGAATACTGAAATTTAATGCAAAAAACATCAATCTTGTAATGGGCGAACTTTTACATGTAAACTACGGATGGGGTGGCATATACAATCAGAGAGATTGTTCTTCTACACTAAGAGATTTTTTTGCACCGTTTGGTATCTGGTTGCCAAGAAATTCTTATCAGCAAAGCAGAGTAGGCAAAGTCATATCTTTAGAAAATATCTCTGATGAGAAAAAAATAAAAATGATTCAACGATACGGAGTCCCTTTTGAAACTCTGTTGTACAGAAAAGGGCATATAGCCTTGTATGTTGGAACGAAAAACAACAAGATAGTCGTTTTTCAAAATCTCTGGGGCATAAAAACACTAAGGCATGGCGTTGAGGGAAGATATATCATTGGTAAAACAGTTTTTAGCACTCTTCAAATGGGAAGCAACTTGTCTGATTTTGATGAGAGTGCCTCTTTTTTAAAAAATCTCAAAAGTATGAATATTGTGACCCGTTAA
- a CDS encoding LexA family transcriptional regulator, translating to MNSFLDIVEEIKSIISDEVAPKKVFDKDVAAVLGISQMNFATMKRRNKIPFNELLDFCAKRSISINWLLYGQSPESLVEATNKFYMVKYFSDINASAGGGSDIESEEIEELEIPEQFVFMLGGEKELQNIEAINVSGDSMEPTFSYNDIVFINRSKTDINRGGIFTIRTEAGLFIKRVQKRIDGKLDIISDNSVYSTQTLDANQVEVVGRVVSRFGDVD from the coding sequence ATGAATAGTTTCTTGGATATAGTAGAAGAGATTAAAAGCATTATCTCTGATGAAGTTGCTCCGAAAAAAGTTTTTGACAAAGATGTTGCTGCGGTATTGGGTATTTCGCAGATGAATTTTGCAACAATGAAAAGACGTAACAAAATTCCATTTAACGAATTACTGGATTTTTGTGCCAAAAGAAGTATCTCTATAAACTGGCTTTTGTATGGACAGTCTCCTGAAAGTTTGGTTGAAGCAACAAATAAATTCTATATGGTCAAATACTTTTCCGACATCAATGCCAGTGCAGGAGGAGGAAGTGACATAGAGTCTGAAGAGATAGAAGAGCTTGAAATTCCTGAGCAGTTTGTATTTATGCTCGGTGGAGAAAAAGAGCTGCAAAATATAGAAGCTATTAATGTTTCGGGTGACTCAATGGAGCCTACTTTTAGTTATAATGATATTGTATTTATTAACAGAAGCAAGACAGATATCAATCGCGGCGGTATTTTTACCATAAGAACCGAAGCAGGACTTTTTATAAAACGTGTACAAAAGAGAATTGACGGAAAACTTGATATAATCTCTGACAATTCTGTCTATAGTACACAAACACTTGATGCAAATCAGGTTGAAGTTGTTGGCAGGGTTGTCAGCCGATTTGGTGATGTAGATTAA
- a CDS encoding tRNA (cytidine(34)-2'-O)-methyltransferase, with the protein MAFNIVLVHPQIPNNTGAIGRLCVNAGASLHLIKPIGFDIDEKAVRRAGLDYWNKLDLKVWESIDEFFTCNDITDNAYFATTKTDKPYFDAKFKEGDYIFFGSETKGIPEDLLNKYKAQNITIPMTKDGRSLNLAISTGIILYDAIRQNYSTFTEE; encoded by the coding sequence ATGGCATTCAACATAGTATTGGTACATCCGCAAATACCAAACAATACCGGAGCGATAGGCAGACTCTGTGTCAATGCAGGGGCTTCGCTGCACTTAATTAAACCTATAGGTTTTGATATAGATGAAAAAGCTGTTCGTCGGGCAGGTCTTGATTATTGGAATAAGCTTGATTTGAAAGTGTGGGAAAGTATTGATGAATTCTTTACATGTAACGATATAACTGATAATGCCTATTTTGCTACAACAAAAACGGACAAACCCTATTTTGATGCCAAATTCAAAGAAGGTGATTATATCTTTTTTGGCAGTGAGACAAAAGGAATACCGGAAGATCTGTTAAACAAATATAAAGCACAAAATATAACTATTCCTATGACAAAAGACGGGCGCAGTCTTAATCTTGCTATCAGCACGGGAATAATTCTTTATGATGCAATCCGTCAAAATTATTCTACCTTTACCGAGGAGTAA
- the purU gene encoding formyltetrahydrofolate deformylase yields MSQYRVLIDANDEKGLVHKVSSIFYSYDLNILSNSEFVDRESNKFFMRSVVDGNVDNTELFKALHEVLPEHSGIKIVKPEKKNIIIMATKEIHALGDILIRHEAGELEANIVAVISNYDNLESFVKKFDIPYITISHQGLERQEHESKIIEAIQSYKEVDFIVLAKYMRILTPRFVETFENKIINIHHSFLPAFIGANPYKQAYDRGVKIIGATAHFVNNNLDEGPIVAQETIHVTHAYSWKDMQRAGRDVEKVVLSKALKLALEDRIFTYANRTVIF; encoded by the coding sequence ATGAGTCAATATAGAGTTTTAATAGATGCAAATGATGAAAAAGGACTTGTACATAAAGTTTCAAGTATATTTTACAGTTATGATCTGAATATTCTCTCCAACAGTGAGTTTGTTGACAGAGAGAGCAACAAGTTTTTTATGCGTAGTGTTGTTGACGGGAATGTTGATAATACAGAACTGTTTAAAGCTTTACACGAAGTATTACCTGAACACTCCGGCATAAAAATCGTAAAACCTGAGAAAAAAAACATCATAATAATGGCAACAAAAGAGATTCATGCACTTGGCGATATTCTGATCCGTCATGAAGCGGGTGAACTTGAGGCAAATATTGTAGCGGTTATTTCCAATTATGATAATTTGGAATCATTTGTAAAAAAGTTTGATATTCCTTATATCACGATTTCTCATCAGGGATTGGAGCGTCAGGAACATGAAAGTAAAATTATTGAGGCTATTCAAAGTTACAAAGAAGTTGATTTTATAGTTCTGGCAAAATATATGCGAATCCTGACACCAAGATTTGTTGAAACATTTGAAAATAAAATCATAAATATACACCATTCGTTTTTACCGGCATTCATAGGTGCAAATCCTTATAAACAAGCCTACGACAGAGGGGTGAAAATCATTGGAGCAACAGCACACTTTGTAAACAACAATCTTGACGAAGGGCCTATTGTCGCACAGGAGACAATCCATGTAACACATGCCTACAGCTGGAAAGATATGCAGCGTGCCGGCAGAGATGTTGAAAAAGTAGTTCTTTCCAAAGCATTGAAACTGGCTCTCGAAGACAGAATTTTTACCTATGCTAACAGAACGGTAATTTTTTAA
- a CDS encoding CiaD-like domain-containing protein, producing the protein MELKDVILSTLAEMEDELPQESVKEVQQETFAEETEERLQQKDDAHTSMESELIYLNSIRERLLVLFEGFQAPNNANIEAKVDMTLNFLEYTLATIDARVEKLEKGNL; encoded by the coding sequence ATGGAACTAAAAGATGTCATATTGTCAACACTGGCTGAAATGGAAGATGAACTGCCGCAAGAGAGTGTAAAAGAAGTGCAACAGGAAACTTTTGCTGAGGAAACCGAAGAACGCCTGCAGCAAAAAGATGATGCGCATACATCCATGGAAAGTGAATTAATTTATTTGAACTCCATAAGAGAGAGGCTTTTGGTCCTTTTTGAAGGTTTTCAAGCGCCAAATAATGCAAATATTGAAGCCAAAGTAGACATGACACTTAACTTTTTAGAATATACTTTGGCAACAATAGACGCCCGTGTTGAAAAGCTGGAAAAAGGAAATCTGTAG
- a CDS encoding tetratricopeptide repeat protein: MQTLTLANIYELQGLKEEALEIYKEVLKKDPNNSDAKIAIRRLSGMRKKFLHVNVQMKEYFLKMDSEVEFKEFERWLLKAWN; the protein is encoded by the coding sequence ATGCAGACTCTGACTTTGGCAAATATTTATGAACTGCAAGGTTTAAAAGAAGAGGCATTGGAAATTTATAAGGAAGTCTTAAAAAAAGACCCAAATAACAGTGATGCCAAAATTGCTATACGAAGACTCTCCGGTATGAGAAAAAAGTTTTTACATGTAAATGTTCAAATGAAAGAGTATTTTTTAAAGATGGATTCCGAAGTTGAGTTCAAAGAGTTTGAAAGGTGGTTATTAAAAGCATGGAACTAA
- the leuB gene encoding 3-isopropylmalate dehydrogenase, with the protein MKSYKIALIKGDGIGPEIIDEAVKVLDAVASYSGFILKYEDLLMGGCAYDITGDPLPQETISGALNSDAVLFGAIGGEKWDTLPREKRPESGLLRFRKELGVYANLRPAVVYDELVNASSLKPEVVRGVDLMVVRELIGGIYFGEPKGRDATKGWNTMVYTRDEIVRIAHQAFKIAMTRSKRVCSIDKANVLDVSQLWRETVEEVAKEYPEVELSHMYVDNAAMQLIRDPKQFDVMLTGNIFGDILSDEASMLSGSIGLLPSASIGAKIGVYEPIHGSAPDIAGQGIANPIATISSASMMLRYALNEEEAANKIDNAIKKTLSEGYRTGDLAQFDAKEVCSTSEMGSIIANYIEK; encoded by the coding sequence ATGAAATCATACAAAATAGCACTGATAAAAGGTGATGGAATTGGTCCTGAAATTATTGACGAGGCTGTAAAAGTTTTGGATGCAGTTGCATCATACAGCGGGTTTATTCTGAAATATGAAGATTTATTAATGGGCGGATGTGCGTATGATATTACAGGTGATCCGCTTCCTCAAGAGACAATTTCCGGAGCATTGAATTCCGATGCTGTTCTTTTTGGTGCTATCGGCGGTGAAAAATGGGACACTCTTCCACGTGAAAAGCGTCCTGAAAGCGGTCTTTTGCGTTTTAGAAAAGAACTTGGTGTGTATGCCAATTTGCGTCCGGCAGTTGTATATGATGAACTCGTTAATGCTTCTTCATTAAAGCCGGAAGTCGTCCGCGGTGTTGACTTAATGGTGGTTCGCGAACTTATCGGCGGTATTTATTTTGGTGAGCCAAAAGGACGCGATGCAACCAAAGGCTGGAACACTATGGTGTATACACGCGATGAAATCGTTCGTATTGCCCATCAGGCATTTAAAATTGCAATGACTCGCAGCAAACGTGTATGCTCGATTGACAAAGCAAATGTTTTGGATGTTTCGCAGTTATGGAGAGAAACTGTTGAAGAAGTGGCAAAAGAGTATCCGGAAGTAGAACTTTCTCACATGTATGTAGACAATGCCGCTATGCAGCTTATCCGTGATCCAAAACAGTTTGATGTAATGCTTACAGGAAATATATTTGGCGACATATTAAGTGATGAGGCAAGTATGCTCTCGGGTTCCATAGGACTGCTGCCATCCGCTTCCATCGGTGCTAAAATCGGTGTATATGAACCTATTCACGGTTCAGCTCCTGATATTGCAGGACAGGGGATTGCAAATCCTATAGCAACTATTTCTTCTGCATCAATGATGCTTCGATATGCACTTAATGAAGAAGAGGCTGCCAACAAAATTGACAATGCCATCAAAAAAACATTAAGCGAAGGCTACAGAACAGGTGACTTGGCTCAGTTTGATGCAAAAGAAGTCTGCTCAACAAGTGAAATGGGCTCAATTATTGCAAACTACATAGAAAAGTAG
- a CDS encoding 3-isopropylmalate dehydratase small subunit, translating to MQKANINGKVWKFGKDIDTDLIIAARYLNTSVPEELAKHVMEDADPEFVNKMSPGDVIVAGENFGCGSSREHAPIALKAAGVAAIIAPTFARIFYRNAFNMGLPIFELKEADEIQEGDAISIDMNAGTITNQSTDKTYKFTPIPAFMQELIDAGGLMNFAKNEVEGKK from the coding sequence ATGCAAAAAGCAAACATAAATGGAAAAGTTTGGAAATTTGGAAAAGATATAGATACCGATTTGATTATTGCTGCAAGATATTTAAATACTTCAGTACCAGAAGAACTGGCAAAACATGTAATGGAAGATGCTGATCCTGAATTTGTAAATAAAATGTCTCCCGGGGATGTTATCGTCGCAGGCGAAAATTTTGGATGCGGAAGTTCTCGTGAACATGCACCGATTGCATTAAAAGCTGCCGGTGTTGCTGCCATCATTGCACCTACATTTGCCAGAATTTTTTACAGAAATGCATTTAATATGGGGCTGCCTATATTTGAACTCAAAGAAGCAGATGAGATTCAGGAGGGTGATGCAATCAGTATTGATATGAATGCAGGCACAATCACAAACCAAAGTACAGATAAAACATATAAATTTACTCCGATCCCTGCTTTTATGCAGGAGCTGATAGATGCAGGTGGTTTAATGAACTTTGCAAAAAATGAAGTAGAAGGAAAAAAATAG
- the flgG gene encoding flagellar basal-body rod protein FlgG, whose amino-acid sequence MMQSLYTASTGMLGMQTQIDTTANNIANVNTIGFKKSRAEFADLMYHVMEYAGTSTSDTTKSPTGIEVGLGVRPTAINKIFSEGSLKQTDNNLDLAITGRGFFKMELPDGTQVYSKNGSFKIDQNGTIVNSDGYTLVPQIVIPPDATNINIGTDGTVTVIQPGQTQATQIGQIQTTNFINPAGLHAMGDNLYLETDSSGQPVEGIPGIDGLGTLRQGFVELSNVELVVELTDLITGQRAYDANSKIITTSDEMLQTTNNLKR is encoded by the coding sequence ATGATGCAATCACTCTATACAGCTTCAACAGGAATGTTGGGGATGCAGACACAAATTGATACGACGGCCAATAATATTGCCAATGTGAACACTATTGGGTTTAAGAAATCCCGTGCAGAATTTGCTGACTTGATGTATCATGTGATGGAATATGCAGGAACATCAACCAGTGATACAACCAAAAGTCCTACCGGAATTGAGGTTGGTTTAGGTGTCCGTCCGACGGCAATAAATAAAATATTCTCCGAAGGATCTTTAAAGCAGACAGATAACAATCTGGATCTGGCTATTACGGGCAGAGGTTTTTTTAAAATGGAACTGCCTGACGGGACACAGGTTTACTCTAAAAACGGTTCTTTCAAAATAGATCAAAACGGAACGATTGTCAACAGTGACGGATACACACTGGTACCACAGATTGTAATTCCTCCTGATGCGACAAATATCAATATCGGTACCGACGGAACAGTGACAGTGATTCAGCCCGGACAGACGCAGGCAACACAGATAGGACAGATTCAAACAACAAATTTTATAAATCCGGCCGGTTTGCATGCCATGGGTGACAATCTCTATCTTGAAACAGACAGTTCGGGACAACCGGTTGAAGGGATTCCCGGTATTGATGGGCTCGGGACACTGAGACAGGGGTTTGTGGAACTCAGTAATGTTGAACTGGTAGTTGAACTGACAGATTTGATTACCGGTCAACGTGCCTATGATGCAAATTCAAAAATCATTACCACCAGTGACGAAATGCTTCAAACTACAAACAATCTCAAGCGATAA